One Clupea harengus chromosome 11, Ch_v2.0.2, whole genome shotgun sequence DNA window includes the following coding sequences:
- the fbl gene encoding rRNA 2'-O-methyltransferase fibrillarin, translating to MKPGFSPRGGGGGRGGFGDRGGRGGFGDRGGRGGFGGRGGSRGGFGDRGGRGGFRGRGGGGGFRSPSGEGGFRGRGGGRGAPRGGRGGFRGGKKVMVEPHRHEGVFICRGKEDALVTRNMVIGESVYGEKRISVEEGETKIEYRAWNPFRSKLAAAILGGIDQIHIKPGMKVMYLGAASGTTVSHVSDIVGPEGLVYAVEFSHRSGRDLLNVAKKRTNIIPIIEDARHPHKYRMLVGMVDVIFADVAQPDQTRIVALNAHNFLKNGGHFVISIKANCIDSTAAPEAVFAAEVKKMASENMKPQEQLTLEPYERDHAVVVGIYRPTPKQKK from the exons ATGAAGCCAG GATTCAGTCCTCGTGGTGGCGGTGGAGGCCGAGGTGGTTTCGGGGATCGGGGTGGCCGAGGTGGTTTCGGGGACCGGGGTGGCCGAGGTGGTTTCGGCGGCCGTGGTGGCAGCAGAGGAGGATTCGGTGATCGAGGTGGCAGAGGAGGATTCCGTGGCAGAGGAGGTG GTGGTGGTTTCAGGTCGCCAAGTGGTGAAGGTGGCTTCCGTGGACGcgggggaggcagaggagcCCCCAGAGGTGGACGTGGGGGCTTCAGAGGGGGCAAGAAGGTCATGGTAGAGCCTCACAGACATGAAG GTGTGTTTATTTGCCGTGGCAAAGAAGATGCCCTGGTCACGAGAAACATGGTGATCGGAGAATCTGTTTACGGAGAAAAAAGAATAAGTGTTGAA GAGGGAGAAACTAAGATTGAGTACAGAGCGTGGAATCCTTTCCGCTCAAAGTTGGCTGCAGCCATCTTGGGAGGTATTGACCAAATTCATATCAAACCTGGTATGAAAGTCATGTACCTTGGAGCTGCATCAGGAACAACAGTATCACACGTGTCTGACATAGTTGGTCCG gAAGGTCTGGTGTACGCCGTGGAGTTCTCCCACAGATCAGGCAGAGACCTACTAAACGTTGCCAAAAAGAGGACCAATATTATTCCCATCATTGAGGATGCCAGACATCCCCACAAATATCGCATGCTTGTTG GCATGGTGGATGTTATCTTTGCGGATGTTGCCCAGCCTGACCAGACAAGAATTGTGGCCCTTAATGCACACAACTTCCTTAAAAATGGTGGCCATTTTGTCATTTCAATTAAG GCAAACTGCATTGATTcaacagcagcaccagaagcTGTGTTTGCAGCAGAAGTAAAGAAAATGGCTTCAGAGAACATGAAGCCTCAAGAACAGCTAACACTGGAGCCTTATGAGCGAGATCATGCTGTTGTTGTGGGTATTTACAG ACCAACTCCCAAGCAGAAGAAATGA